One stretch of Fictibacillus sp. b24 DNA includes these proteins:
- the mtnN gene encoding 5'-methylthioadenosine/S-adenosylhomocysteine nucleosidase has protein sequence MKRIGIIGAMEEEVVLLREQLIGLEEKQLAGCEFYKGMLNDQEVVLLKSGIGKVNAAIGTTLLIQLYSPDVILNTGSAGGFHSDLNVGDVVISTDVRHHDVDATIFGYEHGQVPQMPPNYLPDQKLVEAAVRAGERVQNIQVAKGLIASGDSFMSDHARVEDIRTKFPALYAAEMEAAAIAQTCYQFSVPFVIIRSLSDIAGKDARVSYDQFLKTASKNSAELVQQIVEELKSL, from the coding sequence ATGAAAAGAATCGGAATTATAGGTGCAATGGAAGAAGAAGTTGTTCTATTACGTGAGCAGCTTATAGGGCTTGAAGAGAAACAACTTGCAGGTTGTGAATTTTATAAAGGTATGTTGAACGATCAAGAAGTTGTTCTTTTAAAATCTGGAATTGGAAAAGTAAATGCAGCAATCGGTACAACGTTATTGATTCAGCTGTACAGTCCAGACGTTATCTTAAACACAGGATCTGCAGGCGGATTCCACTCAGATTTAAATGTTGGAGATGTAGTTATCTCAACAGATGTTCGTCATCATGATGTGGATGCTACAATTTTCGGTTATGAGCATGGCCAAGTGCCTCAGATGCCGCCTAATTACCTGCCTGACCAAAAGCTTGTTGAGGCGGCTGTAAGAGCTGGAGAGCGTGTACAAAACATCCAAGTTGCAAAAGGATTGATTGCTTCGGGTGATTCGTTTATGAGTGACCATGCACGGGTAGAGGACATTAGAACAAAGTTTCCAGCTTTATATGCTGCTGAAATGGAAGCGGCAGCGATTGCCCAAACGTGCTATCAGTTTTCTGTTCCTTTTGTTATCATCCGTTCTTTATCGGACATTGCAGGGAAGGATGCGCGCGTTTCTTATGATCAATTCTTAAAAACGGCATCTAAGAACTCAGCAGAACTAGTACAACAAATCGTAGAGGAGCTGAAATCATTATGA
- a CDS encoding O-methyltransferase, whose protein sequence is MVSNEVNQYIEKIIPTRSDQVLEMEQYAKEHNVPIMDLVGIEALLSYVRLRKPKRILEVGTAIGYSAIRMALACETAEIISIERDEERYNIAKDNVKALHLESRITLLFGDANELQSQVEDYAPYDFIFIDAAKGQYQNFFDHYSTMLSADGIIVTDNVLFRGYVADESGLESRRLRSLVKKIRSFNEYMMQHPDYQSSILPVGDGMMVSIRNS, encoded by the coding sequence TTGGTCTCAAATGAAGTAAACCAATACATTGAAAAAATAATTCCAACGCGCTCTGATCAAGTTCTAGAAATGGAGCAATACGCCAAAGAGCATAATGTGCCGATTATGGATCTAGTAGGAATAGAAGCACTTCTTTCATATGTAAGGCTAAGAAAACCAAAACGTATACTAGAAGTGGGCACAGCCATTGGGTATTCAGCCATTCGAATGGCCCTTGCTTGTGAAACAGCTGAAATTATTAGTATTGAAAGAGATGAAGAACGGTACAATATAGCAAAAGATAACGTTAAAGCTCTTCATCTTGAAAGCAGGATTACCTTATTATTTGGTGATGCGAATGAATTGCAAAGCCAAGTAGAAGACTATGCCCCATATGACTTTATTTTTATAGATGCAGCTAAAGGACAATATCAAAACTTCTTTGATCACTATTCCACTATGCTGTCAGCAGACGGCATCATCGTTACAGATAATGTTCTCTTTAGAGGGTATGTAGCGGATGAAAGCGGTCTAGAGAGTAGAAGACTTCGTTCTCTAGTAAAAAAAATTAGAAGTTTTAATGAATACATGATGCAGCATCCTGATTATCAATCTTCAATCTTGCCGGTTGGTGATGGTATGATGGTCAGCATTCGAAATTCTTAA
- a CDS encoding YrrS family protein, with the protein MKRNQRYETRLEKRKQNRFLNIAIGLVVLLIVVVAFNLFSGDENETATTNETEQTADKKESNNNNSIEMEKDDSDSKQEDSANKEDTEEEAENQETDSGSEQPAGGGPEGPWEPIGTSQTEPHQKSYDDGSQDWNEMVQALSYATNIPQDQMTIFWLGNGGGPDLSKGTVQSKADGTKYDVMLQWIPEKGWQPTSVTPVQ; encoded by the coding sequence ATGAAACGAAACCAACGTTATGAAACAAGACTAGAAAAACGAAAACAAAATCGTTTTTTAAACATAGCAATCGGGTTAGTTGTTTTGCTGATTGTTGTTGTTGCATTTAATCTTTTCTCAGGCGATGAAAACGAAACAGCTACAACAAACGAAACGGAACAAACAGCTGACAAAAAAGAATCCAATAATAATAATTCAATAGAAATGGAAAAGGATGATTCTGACAGCAAGCAAGAAGATTCTGCGAATAAAGAAGATACTGAGGAAGAAGCAGAAAACCAAGAAACAGATTCAGGTTCAGAACAACCTGCTGGCGGTGGTCCAGAAGGTCCATGGGAACCAATTGGAACTTCACAAACGGAGCCGCATCAAAAATCTTATGACGATGGATCGCAAGACTGGAACGAGATGGTTCAAGCCCTTTCTTATGCAACAAATATTCCTCAAGATCAGATGACTATTTTCTGGCTAGGCAACGGTGGTGGTCCTGATCTTTCAAAAGGAACCGTTCAATCCAAAGCTGATGGAACGAAGTATGATGTTATGCTGCAATGGATTCCTGAAAAAGGATGGCAGCCAACGAGTGTAACACCAGTTCAATAA
- the mltG gene encoding endolytic transglycosylase MltG: MLHLQSSGNYINENKSKKRTKTIVLSILALFLAIIMATAAGAYFYFTKNTGPLDADNKKNMTIEIPIGSTSADIGKELEDKGIINSGDFFRLYTRVKGEGNFQAGIYELSPSMSLSEVISALKEGKLFKKPELTLTIPEGYNVPQIAGLISKATGYDQADILKKMTDKTYLNELKQKYPLLPDEITKEGLYYPLEGFLFPATYDFEVKKPEITDIIDKMVEQSFIILKKHEAEIKNSGYSLFEVITLSSLIEEESQRDEDRKKIAGVFYNRISKDMKLDSDPTVKYARKDFDVQVLYEHLEFDSPYNTYRYKGIPIGPITSPGEKAIEAALNPVKMEELFFYARPNGEVIYTKTLSEHNAVYKKYRDEWKVWQEKDKQ, encoded by the coding sequence ATGTTACATCTCCAGTCATCTGGGAATTACATAAATGAAAATAAAAGTAAAAAACGGACAAAAACCATCGTACTATCCATTCTCGCTCTCTTTTTGGCAATCATCATGGCAACGGCGGCAGGAGCGTATTTTTATTTTACTAAAAATACTGGCCCTCTAGACGCTGATAACAAAAAGAACATGACGATTGAAATTCCAATTGGCTCAACTTCTGCAGACATTGGGAAAGAACTAGAAGATAAAGGTATCATTAACAGCGGTGACTTTTTCAGACTCTACACTCGAGTTAAGGGAGAAGGGAACTTCCAAGCAGGCATCTATGAACTGTCACCTTCGATGAGTCTTTCAGAAGTGATTTCTGCACTTAAAGAAGGAAAGCTGTTCAAAAAACCTGAACTTACGCTTACCATCCCGGAAGGATATAACGTCCCACAGATTGCAGGATTAATCAGCAAGGCTACAGGGTACGATCAAGCTGATATCTTAAAGAAGATGACTGATAAAACCTATCTGAACGAGCTGAAGCAAAAATATCCTTTATTGCCGGATGAAATAACGAAAGAAGGACTTTATTATCCACTTGAAGGGTTCTTATTCCCTGCAACTTATGATTTTGAAGTTAAAAAACCCGAAATAACTGATATTATCGACAAGATGGTTGAACAATCATTTATTATCTTAAAAAAACATGAAGCTGAAATTAAAAATAGCGGATATTCACTTTTTGAAGTGATCACGCTTTCCTCTCTTATCGAAGAAGAGTCTCAACGTGATGAGGATCGAAAAAAAATCGCAGGGGTATTTTATAATCGTATCAGTAAAGATATGAAATTAGATTCTGATCCAACCGTTAAATATGCAAGGAAAGATTTCGATGTACAAGTTTTATACGAACATCTTGAGTTTGATTCTCCTTATAATACTTACAGGTATAAAGGGATTCCAATCGGTCCGATCACCTCTCCAGGTGAAAAGGCGATCGAAGCTGCATTAAATCCAGTTAAGATGGAAGAACTCTTTTTCTACGCAAGGCCTAATGGTGAAGTGATCTACACGAAAACCTTAAGTGAACATAATGCGGTATATAAAAAATACAGAGATGAATGGAAAGTTTGGCAGGAAAAAGATAAACAATAA
- the greA gene encoding transcription elongation factor GreA, with product MADEKKHYMTLEGKQKLENELEFLKTERRKEVVERIKVARSFGDLSENSEYDAAKDEQAFVEARIVQLEKMIRDSVIIEDNKDQSDNVSIGKTVKFQELPDGDEETYVIVGSAEADPFEGKISNDSPMAKSLLGKKPGDKVSVQTPGGEISVVILEVK from the coding sequence ATGGCAGACGAGAAAAAACACTATATGACCTTAGAGGGTAAGCAAAAGCTAGAAAACGAATTAGAATTTTTAAAAACAGAACGAAGAAAAGAAGTTGTTGAGCGCATTAAAGTAGCGAGAAGCTTCGGGGATCTTTCTGAGAACTCTGAGTATGATGCAGCAAAGGACGAGCAGGCTTTTGTTGAAGCTCGTATCGTTCAATTAGAAAAGATGATTCGTGATTCGGTGATTATTGAAGACAATAAAGACCAATCTGATAACGTTTCCATCGGGAAAACAGTTAAGTTTCAAGAGCTTCCAGATGGAGACGAAGAAACATATGTTATCGTAGGTAGTGCAGAAGCTGATCCGTTTGAAGGGAAAATTTCAAACGACTCTCCAATGGCAAAAAGTTTGTTAGGTAAAAAGCCAGGAGATAAAGTTTCTGTTCAAACACCAGGTGGAGAAATCAGCGTTGTTATTTTAGAAGTTAAATAA
- a CDS encoding DUF1292 domain-containing protein: MAKEERERIIIPDENGDENLFEVLFKFDVDQTGKSYMVTIPVADSEDDDTDEVEVFPFRYEEKGEEEDDLALFPLETDEEWDMIEEMLNTFQDDEFETE; this comes from the coding sequence ATGGCTAAAGAAGAACGCGAACGCATTATTATTCCTGACGAAAACGGTGACGAAAATCTATTTGAAGTATTATTCAAATTTGATGTTGACCAAACAGGTAAATCATACATGGTAACAATTCCTGTAGCTGATTCGGAAGATGACGATACAGATGAAGTAGAAGTTTTTCCTTTCCGTTATGAAGAAAAGGGAGAAGAAGAGGATGATCTAGCATTGTTCCCTCTGGAGACAGACGAAGAATGGGATATGATCGAAGAAATGTTAAATACATTCCAAGATGACGAGTTCGAAACTGAATAA
- a CDS encoding IreB family regulatory phosphoprotein, with the protein MSSMDKTMKFNFNEDDAYKTNVETVLFSVYDALQDKGYNPINQIVGYLLSGDPAYIPRHNDARSMIRKLERDELIEELVKSYLSTQKEGSR; encoded by the coding sequence GTGAGTTCCATGGACAAAACGATGAAGTTTAACTTCAACGAAGATGATGCTTATAAAACGAATGTTGAAACTGTCCTGTTTTCTGTTTATGACGCCCTGCAGGATAAAGGATACAACCCGATTAATCAAATCGTAGGTTATTTGCTCTCAGGCGATCCAGCTTATATTCCTCGTCATAATGATGCGAGAAGTATGATCAGAAAACTTGAGCGAGACGAGCTTATTGAAGAGCTTGTTAAATCGTATCTCTCAACTCAAAAAGAAGGAAGCCGTTAA
- the udk gene encoding uridine kinase: MAQKPIVIGVAGGSGSGKTTVAKEIYRQFADQSILIIEQDAYYRDQSEKSMEERLNTNYDHPLAFDNDLLIKHISSLLEYESIEKPVYDYTAHTRSDKIIPVDAKDVIILEGILILEDERLRDLMDIKLFVDTDADVRIIRRMVRDTRDRGRTLESVIDQYTSVVRPMHNQFIEPTKRYADIIIPEGGQNLVAIDLMVTKIKTILEDKALLEK; this comes from the coding sequence ATGGCACAAAAACCGATTGTAATTGGGGTTGCAGGTGGATCTGGATCAGGTAAAACAACAGTAGCAAAAGAAATTTACAGGCAGTTTGCTGATCAATCCATACTCATTATTGAACAAGATGCTTATTATAGAGATCAATCTGAGAAATCTATGGAAGAGAGATTGAATACCAATTATGATCATCCTCTTGCTTTTGATAATGATCTGTTGATCAAACATATTTCCTCGTTATTAGAGTACGAATCCATTGAAAAACCAGTGTATGACTATACAGCACATACAAGAAGTGATAAAATTATCCCAGTTGATGCTAAAGATGTCATTATATTGGAAGGTATTCTAATTCTAGAAGACGAGCGTTTACGTGATTTGATGGATATCAAGCTATTTGTTGACACAGATGCAGATGTTCGAATTATTAGAAGAATGGTTCGTGACACTCGTGATCGTGGCAGAACATTAGAATCCGTAATTGATCAATATACTTCCGTAGTGCGGCCGATGCATAATCAATTTATTGAACCAACGAAAAGATATGCAGATATCATTATTCCAGAAGGCGGTCAAAACCTTGTTGCGATCGACTTAATGGTGACAAAGATAAAGACCATATTGGAAGACAAAGCATTATTGGAAAAATGA
- a CDS encoding class I SAM-dependent methyltransferase has protein sequence MGREFIDLFDEWSSSYDETVSGDDQEYKEVFHKYDEILEAVVQRSGNVVLEFGVGTGNLSEKLLKSGKTVIGIEPSKGMREKAVKRNPDLKLYDGDFLSFPTFDQEIDTVVSTYAFHHLTDDEKDKAIGQYSQLLKKDGKIVFADTAYLHEVDKKERHEKVKSQGYLNLLKDLQTEYYTTLGVLEDIFKNYDFDVSFEKLNEYVWLMEAVKK, from the coding sequence ATGGGACGAGAATTTATTGATCTTTTTGATGAGTGGTCTTCTTCTTATGACGAAACTGTTTCAGGAGATGATCAGGAATATAAGGAAGTTTTTCATAAATACGATGAAATATTAGAAGCTGTAGTGCAACGTTCTGGAAATGTTGTATTAGAGTTTGGGGTAGGTACTGGTAATTTGAGCGAGAAGCTTCTTAAGAGCGGAAAAACAGTTATCGGTATTGAGCCATCAAAAGGAATGCGGGAAAAAGCGGTTAAGCGAAATCCAGATTTAAAGCTCTACGATGGTGATTTTTTATCTTTCCCAACATTTGATCAGGAAATTGATACAGTCGTTAGTACGTATGCCTTTCACCATCTTACGGATGATGAAAAAGATAAGGCAATCGGACAGTATAGCCAGTTGCTTAAAAAAGATGGTAAAATTGTCTTTGCAGATACCGCTTATCTTCACGAAGTCGATAAAAAAGAACGTCATGAAAAAGTTAAATCACAAGGCTACCTTAACTTATTAAAAGATTTGCAGACAGAATATTATACAACCCTTGGTGTCTTAGAAGATATTTTTAAAAATTATGACTTTGACGTTTCGTTTGAAAAGCTGAATGAATACGTCTGGCTGATGGAAGCGGTAAAAAAATAG
- the alaS gene encoding alanine--tRNA ligase: MKNLTSAQVRQMFLDFFQEKGHRVEPSASLVPHEDPTLLWINSGVATLKKYFDGRVIPENPRITNAQKSIRTNDIENVGITARHHTFFEMLGNFSIGDYFKVEAILWAWEFLTSEDWIGFDPEKLSVTIHPEDDEAFDIWTKQVGLPEERIIRLEGNFWDIGEGPSGPNTEIFYDRGESYGNDTSDPELYPGGENDRYLEVWNLVFSQFNHNPDGTYTPLPKKNIDTGMGLERMVSVIQDTKTNFETDLFMPIIKETEKLSDTSYGLNTETDTAFKVIADHVRTVSFAIGDSALPSNEGRGYILRRLIRRAIRFAKKININKPFMYELVPTVADIMVDFYPEVKEKVPFIQKVVKTEEERFHETINEGLAILEDVMAKEKAEGKSVISGKDAFKLYDTFGFPFELTQEYVAENGMDVDLEGFENEMKAQRERARAARQEVDSMQVQGGVLSDITVKSEFSGYDHLSGEAKILEVLQNGERVAMVAAGEEAQVILDVTPFYAESGGQIADQGTITGKELELKVKDVQKAPNGQNLHTVVVNKGVLENNIEVTVQVDPETRAKIVKNHTATHLLHQALKDVLGTHVNQAGSLVQEGRLRFDFTHFGSISPEELEKIEEIVNEKVWANIPVDKMVKNINEAKAMGAMALFGEKYGETVRVVKVGDYSLELCGGCHVNNTAEIGLFKIVSESGIGAGTRRIEAVTGENAYRLMNGQVQLLKDTASKLKTNLKDVPQRIDALNEQIRELQKEKESLAAKIGNMEAGSLVDEVQTINGVSVIAKKVNGMDMNGLRTIVDDLKNKLQSGVVILGAENAGKVNIVAGVTKDLVSKGYHAGNLVKEVAVRCGGGGGGRPDMAQAGGKDPEKLQEGIDSAVEMIKTVS, encoded by the coding sequence ATGAAAAATTTGACTTCAGCTCAAGTCAGACAAATGTTTCTTGATTTTTTCCAGGAAAAGGGCCACCGTGTGGAGCCGAGTGCATCACTTGTTCCACATGAAGATCCAACATTACTTTGGATTAACAGTGGTGTTGCGACACTTAAAAAATACTTTGATGGCCGGGTAATTCCTGAGAATCCTCGTATTACAAACGCGCAAAAATCCATTCGTACGAACGATATCGAGAATGTAGGTATAACAGCAAGACATCATACGTTCTTTGAGATGCTTGGAAATTTCTCTATCGGTGATTATTTCAAAGTAGAAGCAATCCTTTGGGCATGGGAGTTTTTAACGAGTGAAGATTGGATCGGCTTTGATCCTGAAAAGCTTTCCGTAACAATTCACCCTGAGGATGATGAAGCGTTTGACATTTGGACGAAGCAAGTGGGATTGCCAGAAGAGCGCATCATTCGTTTAGAGGGGAACTTCTGGGATATCGGTGAGGGCCCTAGTGGACCAAACACTGAGATCTTCTATGACCGCGGTGAATCTTATGGTAACGATACATCTGATCCTGAACTATATCCAGGCGGTGAGAACGATCGATATCTTGAAGTGTGGAACCTTGTGTTTTCCCAGTTCAACCACAATCCAGATGGAACGTACACGCCGCTTCCTAAGAAAAACATTGATACAGGAATGGGCCTTGAAAGAATGGTTTCTGTTATTCAAGATACAAAAACAAACTTTGAGACCGACCTTTTCATGCCGATCATCAAGGAAACAGAGAAACTTTCAGATACGTCTTACGGTTTAAATACAGAAACAGATACGGCGTTTAAAGTTATCGCAGACCACGTACGTACAGTTAGTTTTGCGATTGGTGACAGCGCACTTCCTTCGAATGAAGGAAGAGGATATATCCTTCGACGATTGATCAGAAGAGCTATCCGTTTTGCAAAAAAGATCAATATTAATAAACCGTTCATGTACGAATTAGTGCCGACAGTTGCTGATATCATGGTTGATTTTTATCCGGAAGTAAAAGAGAAAGTTCCTTTTATCCAAAAAGTCGTGAAGACAGAAGAAGAAAGATTCCATGAAACGATCAATGAAGGTCTTGCTATCTTAGAAGACGTAATGGCTAAAGAGAAGGCTGAAGGAAAATCTGTTATCTCTGGAAAAGACGCATTTAAACTATATGATACGTTTGGTTTTCCGTTCGAGCTTACTCAAGAGTATGTAGCTGAAAATGGAATGGATGTCGATTTAGAAGGTTTTGAAAATGAGATGAAAGCACAGCGTGAACGTGCACGTGCTGCAAGGCAAGAAGTGGACAGCATGCAAGTACAAGGCGGAGTACTTTCTGACATTACAGTAAAAAGTGAATTCTCTGGGTATGATCACTTATCAGGAGAAGCTAAAATTCTTGAAGTCCTTCAAAACGGTGAGCGTGTTGCAATGGTAGCAGCAGGAGAAGAAGCTCAAGTTATATTGGATGTTACACCTTTCTACGCAGAAAGCGGTGGTCAGATAGCTGACCAAGGTACCATTACAGGTAAAGAACTGGAACTTAAAGTAAAAGATGTTCAAAAGGCTCCAAACGGACAAAACCTTCACACGGTAGTCGTTAACAAAGGTGTTCTTGAAAATAACATAGAAGTTACGGTTCAGGTTGATCCAGAAACTCGTGCAAAAATTGTTAAGAATCATACCGCTACACATCTGCTTCATCAAGCATTAAAAGATGTATTAGGAACGCATGTTAACCAAGCAGGATCACTTGTTCAAGAAGGACGTCTGCGATTTGACTTTACACATTTCGGAAGTATTTCTCCAGAAGAGCTTGAAAAGATCGAGGAGATTGTTAATGAAAAGGTTTGGGCTAACATTCCTGTAGATAAGATGGTTAAAAACATCAATGAAGCAAAGGCTATGGGAGCAATGGCTTTATTTGGCGAAAAATATGGTGAGACTGTTCGTGTTGTAAAAGTGGGAGACTATAGCTTAGAACTTTGCGGTGGGTGCCACGTGAACAATACGGCAGAGATCGGATTGTTTAAGATCGTTTCAGAATCAGGAATTGGAGCGGGAACTCGCCGTATTGAAGCTGTTACAGGAGAAAATGCATACCGCCTGATGAACGGTCAAGTTCAACTCTTGAAAGACACAGCTTCAAAATTAAAAACAAACTTAAAAGATGTTCCTCAGCGTATTGATGCACTAAACGAACAGATTCGTGAACTGCAAAAAGAAAAAGAATCTCTTGCTGCGAAAATTGGAAACATGGAAGCAGGCAGTCTTGTTGATGAAGTTCAGACAATTAATGGCGTTTCTGTAATCGCGAAGAAAGTTAACGGTATGGATATGAACGGACTTCGCACAATTGTGGATGACTTAAAGAATAAACTCCAAAGCGGAGTTGTCATTTTAGGGGCAGAAAATGCTGGAAAAGTGAATATTGTAGCTGGAGTGACAAAAGATTTAGTATCAAAAGGGTACCATGCGGGTAATCTTGTAAAAGAAGTTGCAGTTCGCTGCGGCGGAGGCGGCGGAGGCCGTCCTGATATGGCTCAAGCAGGCGGAAAAGATCCAGAAAAGCTGCAAGAAGGAATAGATTCTGCAGTTGAAATGATTAAAACGGTTTCCTAA
- a CDS encoding peptidoglycan D,D-transpeptidase FtsI family protein produces MISTKSFSKNKVNLIQESVDQRTHRFTINDGRGYFLDRNGELLSTDVKPQVVVFPNLFTSNWPVATIGNILQIPAEDVAKMIGQLKKPSALSLQKELSLDQMNDINKLEIPGLYAQLVTRRKPIPFANHIIGAVGQDPDLIKRKYGDKLEKGTVTTSTKTGKNGMQYTFDPFLISEGETQYIYHVDRQGHPLLGLDVKYRSQTNPLYPLYVKTTIDKKMQETVENALDVHGIKDGGAVLLDIESNELLSMASRPLFTSKTIFNHGNNMTSQQIPGSVFKIVTAAAAIEENRVQNVKKYDCSLNIYGEKDERQLGNLNVEDSFAQSCNKTFGELANEMIRTNPDFIEKYAEKMGLLHYNGWQGEVYHLNSFTHFYQEEIGQIYSSKKKHSHYQSSLAVSQTAIGQLDVKITPLAVANMMATIARGGERYEVKAAKSVNFANGTELIEFEDHTAGDQKLSSYTMMRLQSLLLNVVKNESGTGHALQALPFQVAGKSGTAEKGEGNSLNNKWFAGYFPAEQPRFALVVVDLKHDKTNRTIPVFADIANEIMNDANKSEHK; encoded by the coding sequence TTGATTTCAACAAAATCATTTTCAAAGAATAAAGTTAACCTTATACAAGAAAGTGTTGATCAGCGTACACACCGATTTACCATAAATGACGGCAGGGGTTATTTTCTGGATCGAAACGGAGAACTGTTGTCAACAGATGTTAAACCACAAGTAGTTGTTTTTCCTAATCTTTTTACAAGTAATTGGCCAGTGGCAACAATCGGTAATATACTGCAGATCCCTGCCGAAGATGTTGCAAAAATGATTGGACAACTTAAGAAGCCTTCAGCGCTCTCGCTTCAAAAAGAACTGAGTCTTGACCAAATGAATGACATTAATAAGCTTGAGATTCCAGGTCTATACGCCCAGCTCGTTACAAGAAGAAAGCCAATTCCATTTGCAAATCATATCATCGGTGCTGTAGGTCAAGATCCTGATTTAATAAAGAGAAAATACGGTGATAAATTAGAAAAGGGAACGGTGACTACATCCACAAAAACGGGCAAGAACGGGATGCAGTATACGTTCGATCCATTTTTAATATCTGAAGGGGAGACACAATATATCTATCACGTCGATAGACAAGGTCATCCTCTATTAGGTCTTGACGTCAAATATCGTTCCCAGACCAATCCTCTCTATCCTTTGTACGTCAAGACGACAATTGATAAAAAGATGCAGGAAACAGTAGAGAATGCACTGGATGTCCATGGTATTAAAGATGGTGGTGCTGTTCTATTAGATATTGAATCAAACGAGCTCTTATCTATGGCAAGCAGACCATTGTTTACGAGCAAGACAATTTTTAACCATGGAAATAATATGACGTCTCAGCAAATTCCAGGTTCTGTCTTTAAGATTGTAACGGCAGCTGCCGCCATTGAAGAGAATAGGGTTCAAAATGTGAAAAAATACGATTGCAGCCTTAATATATATGGTGAAAAAGACGAAAGACAATTAGGTAATCTTAATGTTGAAGATAGCTTTGCACAAAGCTGCAATAAAACATTCGGTGAGCTTGCGAATGAAATGATTAGGACGAATCCTGATTTTATAGAGAAGTACGCAGAAAAGATGGGACTACTTCACTATAATGGTTGGCAAGGAGAAGTGTATCATCTTAATTCCTTTACACACTTTTATCAAGAAGAGATTGGACAAATATATAGCTCGAAAAAGAAGCATTCCCACTATCAATCTTCATTAGCCGTTTCGCAAACAGCGATCGGTCAGCTTGATGTAAAAATCACTCCCCTTGCAGTGGCGAATATGATGGCGACGATTGCACGGGGCGGGGAAAGGTATGAAGTGAAGGCGGCGAAAAGTGTTAATTTCGCCAACGGAACAGAGTTAATTGAATTTGAGGATCATACGGCAGGAGATCAAAAGCTTTCTTCGTATACAATGATGAGACTTCAATCTCTTCTGTTAAATGTCGTAAAAAATGAAAGTGGTACAGGTCATGCTTTGCAGGCACTTCCCTTTCAGGTTGCAGGCAAGTCCGGGACTGCAGAAAAGGGGGAAGGAAACAGCTTGAATAACAAATGGTTCGCGGGATATTTTCCGGCTGAACAACCACGATTCGCTTTAGTAGTAGTTGACCTGAAACATGATAAGACCAATAGAACGATTCCTGTTTTTGCGGACATAGCAAATGAAATTATGAACGATGCAAACAAAAGTGAACATAAATAA
- the ruvX gene encoding Holliday junction resolvase RuvX, whose translation MTKTLGLDVGTKTIGVAVSDALGWTAQGVETIRRRPNQPEQDYERIQELIKLHDISKIVVGLPKNMNGSIGPSGEACQNFAKDIENLTGISVILWDERLTTMAAERTLISADVSRKKRKLVIDKLAASIILQGYLDSQQ comes from the coding sequence ATGACAAAAACTCTTGGACTGGATGTCGGAACGAAGACGATAGGTGTTGCTGTTTCAGATGCACTGGGATGGACAGCACAAGGAGTCGAAACGATCCGGCGCCGTCCTAATCAACCTGAACAAGACTATGAACGAATTCAAGAGCTGATTAAGCTTCATGATATCAGCAAAATTGTGGTCGGCCTTCCTAAAAATATGAACGGTTCGATCGGTCCCAGCGGCGAGGCTTGTCAAAACTTTGCCAAAGATATTGAAAACCTTACAGGTATTTCGGTTATCCTATGGGATGAAAGACTAACAACTATGGCTGCTGAAAGAACTTTGATTTCAGCTGACGTAAGCAGGAAGAAACGAAAGCTAGTGATCGATAAGCTTGCTGCTTCGATCATTCTGCAAGGTTATTTGGACAGCCAACAATAA